The Streptomyces sp. NBC_00224 genome has a window encoding:
- a CDS encoding substrate-binding domain-containing protein, which yields MGRHSLPDEYATEGTRGRPAADRRRTVVVATLLVLVVAGGAAVAASSGLLSFGDSCRDSAVRLDLVASPDVAPAVRSVAERARADKVTSDGSCIDVRVTARESYKVAGALGAGRDPDFAVWIPDSALWVDRAKEGGEGVPLATAGHVAASPVALALVAPAAKSLGWPSSTYTWAELAAAATRSDALRLGAADPARSAVGLLALSSIGRSTARQGADGDTRAAALAKLLSQRTSDTDAQVVDTLARDGSGTESGSPRRNQAVVLSEQAAYAYNTGRGAGRGLDLFYPKDGAPLLDYPYTIVRENRLSTDRSRAAMRFLTLLGEPESRRTLTNSGFRTPGEAVDEAAVKKAGGAAPQPYATSTAEAPSAKELQEALGMWTVIVQSARLTTLVDASGSMAAPVPGAGGRSRMDVTKASLLQALAQFTTEDEIGLWDFATRLDGSRDYRELVPAARLGDPVKGGRTQRDRLAAAFGALQPVPDGATGLYDTTLAAYKQATAGYRQGRFNAVVILTDGANEDPGSISRAELITRLQRLSDPAKPVPMIAIAVGPDADGEAVKEIARATGGAGYQVSDPAEIQAVILKAIMTVGQGGRAG from the coding sequence ATGGGACGTCACAGCTTGCCCGACGAGTACGCGACCGAGGGAACCCGGGGCCGTCCGGCCGCCGACCGCCGCCGCACGGTCGTCGTCGCCACCCTGCTCGTACTCGTCGTGGCGGGCGGCGCGGCGGTCGCCGCCAGCAGCGGACTCCTCTCCTTCGGCGACTCCTGCCGGGACTCCGCGGTGCGGCTGGATCTCGTCGCCTCCCCCGATGTCGCCCCGGCCGTCCGGTCCGTCGCCGAGCGGGCGCGCGCCGACAAGGTCACCTCCGACGGCTCCTGCATCGACGTCCGGGTCACCGCCCGCGAGTCGTACAAGGTGGCCGGCGCGCTCGGCGCGGGCCGCGACCCCGACTTCGCGGTGTGGATACCGGACTCGGCGCTGTGGGTGGACCGCGCCAAGGAGGGCGGCGAGGGCGTCCCGCTCGCCACCGCGGGCCACGTCGCCGCATCCCCGGTCGCGCTCGCGCTGGTGGCGCCCGCCGCCAAGTCGCTGGGCTGGCCGTCCAGCACGTACACCTGGGCCGAACTCGCCGCGGCCGCCACCCGCTCGGACGCGCTGCGCCTGGGCGCGGCCGACCCGGCCCGCTCGGCCGTCGGCCTCCTCGCGCTGAGCAGCATCGGGCGCTCCACGGCCCGTCAGGGCGCGGACGGCGACACCAGGGCGGCGGCCTTGGCCAAGCTGCTCTCGCAGCGCACCTCCGACACCGACGCCCAGGTCGTCGACACGCTCGCCAGGGACGGTTCGGGCACCGAGAGCGGCAGCCCGCGCCGCAACCAGGCCGTCGTCCTCTCGGAGCAGGCGGCGTACGCGTACAACACCGGCCGGGGCGCGGGGCGGGGGCTCGACCTCTTCTACCCGAAGGACGGGGCGCCGCTGCTCGACTACCCGTACACGATCGTCCGCGAGAACCGGCTGAGTACCGACCGCAGCCGCGCCGCGATGCGGTTCCTGACGCTGCTCGGCGAGCCGGAGTCCCGGCGGACGCTCACGAACAGCGGCTTCCGCACACCCGGCGAGGCGGTGGACGAAGCGGCCGTGAAGAAGGCGGGCGGCGCCGCGCCGCAGCCCTACGCCACGTCCACCGCCGAGGCCCCGTCCGCCAAAGAGCTCCAGGAGGCTCTCGGGATGTGGACGGTCATCGTGCAGAGCGCCCGGCTCACCACCCTCGTGGACGCCTCGGGGTCGATGGCCGCGCCCGTGCCCGGCGCGGGCGGCCGCTCCCGGATGGACGTCACCAAGGCCTCACTGCTCCAGGCGCTGGCGCAGTTCACCACCGAGGACGAGATCGGTCTGTGGGACTTCGCCACCCGCCTCGACGGCTCGCGCGACTACCGCGAGCTGGTGCCGGCCGCCCGCCTCGGCGACCCGGTCAAGGGCGGGCGCACCCAGCGCGACCGGCTGGCCGCCGCCTTCGGCGCGCTCCAGCCGGTGCCGGACGGGGCGACCGGTCTGTACGACACGACGCTCGCCGCGTACAAGCAGGCCACCGCGGGGTACCGGCAGGGCAGGTTCAACGCGGTGGTGATCCTCACCGACGGCGCCAACGAGGACCCCGGCAGCATCTCGCGCGCCGAGCTCATCACCCGGCTCCAGAGGCTCTCCGACCCGGCGAAGCCGGTGCCGATGATCGCCATCGCGGTCGGCCCGGACGCGGACGGGGAGGCGGTCAAGGAGATCGCCCGGGCCACCGGCGGCGCGGGGTACCAGGTCTCCGACCCGGCCGAGATCCAGGCGGTGATCCTGAAGGCCATCATGACGGTGGGCCAGGGCGGCCGGGCGGGCTGA
- a CDS encoding glutamate--cysteine ligase — MGEKVVAGEFDLSDRHAYRQKLQQCLEGLGRLLTERRFDRPRNLMGVEIELNLVGPDGMPRMMNAEVLERIASKDFQTELGMFNLEVNIAPHRLGGRVFDQLSEELRTGLGYAERKAGEVGAGILMIGILPTISQQDLVSTNLSNSDRYVLLNDQIVAARGEDFTLDIEGVERLVCTSGSITPEAACTSVQLHLQVTPARFAAVWNAAQAIAAVQIAVGANAPFLFGRELWRESRPPLFEQATDTRPPELRAQGVRPRTWFGERWVTSAYELFEENLRYFPPLLPICDEEEPLRVLSAGGVPTLQELVLHNGTIYRWNRPVYGIADGVPHLRVENRVLPAGPTITDVIANAAFYYGLVRSLAEDSRPVWTRLPFAVAAANFETACRQGIDAELLWPVPRRAGGVARVPAVKLVRDELLPLAHAGLDAWGVEPADRDHYLGVIEERCRRRVNGASWQVDTYHRALDAGLTREAALAATTRRYRDLMHAGEPVHTWPVGFPAPGVRGG, encoded by the coding sequence ATGGGTGAGAAGGTCGTGGCGGGCGAGTTCGACCTGTCCGATCGGCACGCGTACCGGCAGAAGCTCCAGCAGTGCCTGGAGGGGCTGGGGCGACTCCTGACCGAACGGAGGTTCGATCGTCCGAGGAATCTGATGGGCGTGGAGATCGAGCTGAATCTGGTGGGGCCCGACGGTATGCCGCGCATGATGAACGCGGAGGTTCTGGAGCGGATTGCGAGCAAGGATTTCCAGACCGAACTCGGGATGTTCAATCTCGAAGTGAATATCGCCCCGCACCGGCTCGGCGGCCGGGTTTTCGATCAGCTCTCCGAGGAGCTGCGGACCGGCCTCGGGTACGCCGAGCGCAAAGCGGGTGAAGTCGGTGCCGGGATCCTGATGATCGGAATTCTCCCGACGATCAGCCAGCAGGACCTCGTATCCACGAACCTTTCGAATTCCGATCGCTATGTGCTGCTCAACGATCAGATCGTGGCGGCCCGCGGCGAGGATTTCACCCTCGACATCGAGGGCGTCGAACGCCTCGTCTGCACCTCCGGCTCCATCACCCCGGAAGCCGCCTGCACTTCCGTACAGCTGCACCTCCAGGTCACCCCCGCGCGGTTCGCGGCGGTGTGGAACGCGGCGCAGGCCATCGCCGCCGTGCAGATCGCGGTGGGGGCCAACGCGCCCTTCCTGTTCGGCCGGGAGCTGTGGCGCGAGTCGCGGCCGCCGCTGTTCGAGCAGGCCACCGACACCCGGCCGCCGGAACTGCGCGCCCAGGGCGTGCGCCCGCGCACCTGGTTCGGCGAGCGCTGGGTGACCTCCGCGTACGAGCTGTTCGAGGAGAACCTGCGCTACTTCCCGCCGCTGCTGCCCATCTGCGACGAGGAGGAGCCGCTGCGGGTGCTGTCCGCCGGCGGGGTGCCCACGCTCCAGGAACTCGTCCTGCACAACGGGACGATCTACCGCTGGAACCGCCCGGTGTACGGGATCGCGGACGGAGTGCCGCATCTGCGGGTGGAGAACCGGGTGCTCCCGGCCGGGCCCACCATCACCGACGTCATCGCCAACGCGGCCTTCTACTACGGGCTGGTGCGCTCCCTCGCCGAGGACAGCAGGCCGGTGTGGACCCGGCTGCCGTTCGCGGTGGCCGCCGCCAACTTCGAGACGGCGTGCCGCCAGGGCATCGACGCCGAACTGCTGTGGCCGGTGCCGCGCAGGGCGGGCGGCGTCGCGCGCGTACCGGCCGTCAAGCTGGTCCGGGACGAGCTGCTGCCGCTGGCCCACGCCGGGCTCGACGCGTGGGGCGTGGAGCCGGCCGACCGGGACCACTACCTCGGCGTCATCGAGGAGCGCTGCCGGCGCCGCGTCAACGGGGCCTCCTGGCAGGTCGACACGTACCACCGCGCCCTCGACGCGGGGCTGACCCGCGAGGCGGCGCTGGCGGCCACCACCCGGCGCTACCGCGATCTGATGCACGCGGGCGAGCCGGTCCACACCTGGCCGGTGGGCTTTCCGGCGCCGGGGGTGAGAGGCGGGTGA
- a CDS encoding DUF5999 family protein, producing MCQHQPACPTADSADREAAQLVAHHPEQGWSLLCNGVLIFEDTGELLPDGRIIAPHRALTAGQVAKAA from the coding sequence ATGTGCCAGCACCAGCCAGCCTGCCCGACAGCCGACTCCGCCGACCGGGAGGCCGCGCAGCTCGTGGCACACCACCCGGAACAGGGCTGGAGCCTGCTGTGCAACGGCGTCCTGATCTTCGAGGACACCGGCGAGCTGCTGCCGGACGGGCGGATCATCGCCCCGCACCGGGCGCTGACAGCCGGACAGGTGGCGAAGGCCGCCTAG
- the gcvP gene encoding aminomethyl-transferring glycine dehydrogenase, whose translation MTANRMPLTELERGIPFEQRHIGPDAEAQAKMLAQVGYGSLDELTAAAVPDVIKSAEALGLPGARTEAEVLAELRTLADRNKVLAPMIGLGYYGTFTPPVILRNVMENPAWYTAYTPYQPEISQGRLEALLNFQTVVADLTGLPTSGASLLDEGTAAAEALALSRRVGKVKGGVFLVDADTLPQTVAVIETRAEPTGVEVVVADLSHGIPAEVAERGVFGVLLQYPGASGQVRDLKPVIDEAHELGAIVTVAADLLALTLLTSPGELGADIAVGTTQRFGVPMGFGGPHAGYMAVQEKFARSLPGRLVGVSVDADGNRAYRLALQTREQHIRREKATSNICTAQVLLAVMAGMYAVYHGPDGLRQIARRTHRYAVILAEGLRAAGVEVVHGSYFDTLTVRVPGKAAEAVAAARDGGVNLYLVDADTVSIACDETTDRDRVAAVWAAFGAEGDIEALDTAAADTLPGALLRTDDVLTHPVFHQHRSETAMLRYLRKLADRDYALDRGMIPLGSCTMKLNATTEMEPVTWPEFGQMHPFAPAEQAGGYLTLIHELEERLAEVTGYDAVSIQPNAGSQGELAGLLAVRAYHRANGDEQRTVCLIPSSAHGTNAASAVMAGMKVVVVKTADDGEVDIADLRAKIEQYRDELSVLMITYPSTHGVFEEHVADICGEVHDAGGQVYVDGANLNALVGLAKPGKFGGDVSHLNLHKTFCIPHGGGGPGVGPVGVRAHLAPFLPNHPLQPTAGPETGVGPISAAPWGSAGILPISWAYVRLMGGEGLKRATQVAVLAANYIAKRLEPHYPVLYTGPNGLVAHECIVDLRPLSKSTGVSVDDIAKRLIDYGFHAPTMSFPVAGTLMIEPTESEDLNEIDRFCETMIAIRAEIEKVASGEWPADDNPLANAPHTAAALGGEWNHAYSREEAVFPAGVSAADKYWPPVRRIDGAFGDRNLVCSCPPMDEYDN comes from the coding sequence ATGACCGCCAACCGCATGCCGCTCACCGAGCTAGAGCGTGGCATCCCCTTCGAGCAGCGTCACATCGGGCCCGACGCCGAGGCCCAGGCGAAGATGCTCGCGCAGGTCGGCTACGGCTCGCTCGACGAGCTGACCGCCGCGGCCGTGCCGGACGTGATCAAGAGCGCCGAGGCGCTGGGTCTGCCCGGCGCCCGCACCGAGGCCGAGGTCCTGGCCGAGCTGCGTACTCTCGCCGACCGCAACAAGGTCCTGGCCCCGATGATCGGCCTGGGCTACTACGGCACGTTCACCCCGCCGGTGATCCTGCGCAACGTCATGGAGAACCCGGCCTGGTACACCGCGTACACGCCGTACCAGCCGGAGATCTCGCAGGGCCGTCTGGAGGCGCTGCTCAACTTCCAGACCGTCGTCGCCGACCTCACCGGGCTGCCCACCTCCGGCGCCTCGCTGCTCGACGAGGGCACCGCGGCCGCCGAGGCGCTCGCGCTCTCGCGCCGCGTCGGCAAGGTCAAGGGCGGGGTCTTCCTCGTCGACGCGGACACGCTGCCGCAGACCGTCGCCGTCATAGAGACGCGCGCCGAGCCGACCGGTGTCGAGGTCGTCGTCGCCGACCTGAGCCACGGCATCCCGGCCGAGGTGGCCGAGCGCGGTGTCTTCGGTGTGCTGCTCCAGTACCCGGGCGCCTCCGGCCAGGTCCGCGACCTCAAGCCGGTCATCGACGAGGCCCACGAGCTGGGCGCGATCGTCACCGTCGCCGCCGACCTGCTCGCCCTGACCCTGCTGACCTCGCCCGGCGAGCTCGGCGCGGACATCGCGGTGGGCACCACCCAGCGCTTCGGCGTCCCGATGGGCTTCGGCGGCCCGCACGCCGGCTACATGGCGGTCCAGGAGAAGTTCGCCCGCAGCCTGCCCGGCCGCCTGGTCGGCGTCTCCGTCGACGCGGACGGCAACCGGGCGTACCGCCTGGCCCTGCAGACCCGCGAGCAGCACATCCGCCGCGAGAAGGCCACCAGCAACATCTGTACGGCGCAGGTCCTGCTCGCCGTCATGGCGGGCATGTACGCGGTCTACCACGGTCCGGACGGCCTGCGGCAGATCGCCCGCCGCACCCACCGGTACGCGGTGATCCTCGCCGAGGGGCTGCGCGCCGCCGGTGTGGAGGTCGTGCACGGCTCGTACTTCGACACGCTGACCGTCCGGGTCCCCGGCAAGGCCGCCGAGGCCGTCGCCGCCGCCCGTGACGGCGGGGTCAACCTGTACCTGGTCGACGCCGACACCGTCTCGATCGCCTGCGACGAGACCACCGACCGCGACCGCGTCGCCGCCGTCTGGGCCGCCTTCGGCGCCGAGGGCGACATCGAGGCGCTGGACACCGCGGCCGCGGACACGCTGCCGGGCGCGCTGCTGCGCACCGACGACGTCCTGACCCACCCGGTCTTCCACCAGCACCGCTCCGAGACCGCGATGCTGCGCTACCTGCGCAAGCTCGCCGACCGCGACTACGCGCTGGACCGCGGCATGATCCCGCTCGGCTCCTGCACCATGAAGCTGAACGCGACCACCGAGATGGAGCCGGTCACCTGGCCCGAGTTCGGCCAGATGCACCCCTTCGCGCCGGCCGAGCAGGCCGGGGGCTACCTCACGCTCATCCACGAGCTGGAGGAGCGCCTCGCCGAGGTCACCGGGTACGACGCGGTGTCGATCCAGCCCAACGCCGGTTCGCAGGGCGAGCTCGCGGGTCTGCTCGCGGTCCGCGCCTACCACCGGGCCAACGGCGACGAGCAGCGCACGGTCTGCCTCATCCCGTCCTCCGCGCACGGCACCAACGCCGCCAGCGCCGTGATGGCCGGTATGAAGGTCGTCGTGGTGAAGACCGCCGACGACGGCGAGGTCGACATCGCCGACCTGCGCGCCAAGATCGAGCAGTACCGCGACGAGCTCTCGGTGCTGATGATCACCTACCCGTCCACGCACGGTGTGTTCGAGGAGCACGTCGCGGACATCTGCGGCGAGGTGCACGACGCGGGCGGCCAGGTCTACGTCGACGGCGCCAACCTCAACGCCCTGGTGGGCCTCGCCAAGCCGGGCAAGTTCGGCGGCGACGTCTCGCACCTGAACCTGCACAAGACGTTCTGCATCCCGCACGGCGGTGGCGGCCCCGGCGTCGGCCCGGTGGGTGTGCGCGCGCACCTCGCGCCGTTCCTGCCGAACCACCCGCTCCAGCCGACGGCCGGTCCCGAGACGGGCGTCGGCCCGATCTCGGCCGCCCCGTGGGGCTCGGCGGGCATCCTGCCGATCTCGTGGGCGTACGTGCGTCTGATGGGTGGCGAGGGCCTCAAGCGCGCGACGCAGGTCGCGGTGCTCGCGGCCAACTACATCGCCAAGCGCCTGGAGCCGCACTACCCGGTGCTCTACACCGGCCCCAACGGCCTGGTGGCGCACGAGTGCATCGTGGACCTGCGGCCGCTGTCGAAGTCGACCGGCGTCAGCGTCGACGACATCGCCAAGCGTCTGATCGACTACGGCTTCCACGCGCCGACGATGTCGTTCCCGGTGGCCGGCACGCTGATGATCGAGCCGACCGAGAGCGAGGACCTGAACGAGATCGACCGGTTCTGCGAGACGATGATCGCGATCCGCGCCGAGATCGAGAAGGTCGCCTCGGGCGAGTGGCCCGCCGACGACAACCCGCTCGCCAACGCCCCGCACACCGCGGCGGCGCTCGGCGGCGAGTGGAACCACGCGTACAGCCGCGAGGAGGCCGTCTTCCCGGCCGGGGTCTCGGCCGCCGACAAGTACTGGCCGCCGGTGCGCCGTATCGACGGTGCCTTCGGCGACCGCAACCTGGTCTGCTCCTGCCCGCCGATGGACGAGTACGACAACTGA
- a CDS encoding PRC-barrel domain-containing protein, translated as MQTDIDPRSLIGRKAFDRNGNKIGTVDEVYLDDATGVPEWAAVRTGLFSRDAFVPLEPSTLVDEGLHIPYDRALIKDAPDFGVGRHLSPEQELQLYHHYGLDIAAPDPLPGPDRDFGRLAGEEDDT; from the coding sequence GTGCAGACCGATATCGATCCGCGCAGCCTGATCGGCCGCAAGGCGTTCGACCGCAACGGCAACAAGATCGGCACGGTGGACGAGGTCTACCTCGACGACGCCACCGGAGTGCCCGAGTGGGCCGCCGTACGCACCGGCCTGTTCAGCCGGGACGCCTTCGTCCCGCTGGAGCCCAGCACCCTCGTCGACGAGGGCCTGCACATCCCCTACGACCGGGCGCTGATCAAGGACGCTCCCGACTTCGGCGTCGGCCGCCACCTCTCCCCCGAACAGGAGCTGCAGCTCTACCACCACTACGGTCTGGACATCGCCGCCCCCGATCCGCTCCCCGGCCCCGACCGGGACTTCGGACGGCTCGCGGGCGAGGAGGACGACACCTGA
- a CDS encoding DNA polymerase IV, with translation MRAAPTILHLDMDAFFAAAEQASKPSLRGKPVIVGGLGPRGVVATASYEARRFGARSAMPMAQARRLCPNGAYLVPRFGFYRSISEQVMELLGRLSPLVEPLSLDEAFVDLEAGGVAWDAQSAREAGQRLREDIRAVTGLTGSVGLAGSKMLAKIASEEAKPDGLVLIEPGTERALLAPMPVRTLPGVGPATGEHLRRAGMTTVADLAEAGEDELVRLLGKAHGASLHRMALGLDDRPVVAERDTKSVSVEDTFDVDLHDRVRVMNEVGRLADRCVQRLRASGHSGRTIVLKVRRYDFSTLTRSETLRGPTDDPAVVREAAGRLLDSVDTTGGVRLLGVGVSGLADFTQEDLFAQAAGEREAVEEAAVEAETAPAAPEQAEAADPAERRWVAGHDVRHREFGPGWVQGSGVGRVTVRFETPTATVPGRVRTFRVDDPDLEPSEPLPLVAGPGDAEAEAGGAEGQVSSSSPASRPKSRSGPGSGSGAAMSRP, from the coding sequence GTGAGAGCCGCGCCGACCATTCTGCATCTCGACATGGATGCCTTCTTCGCCGCCGCAGAGCAGGCGTCGAAGCCCAGCCTGCGCGGAAAACCCGTGATCGTGGGCGGCCTCGGACCGCGTGGTGTGGTGGCCACCGCGTCATACGAGGCTCGGCGCTTCGGCGCGCGTTCCGCGATGCCGATGGCTCAGGCGAGACGGCTGTGTCCCAATGGCGCGTATCTGGTGCCGCGTTTCGGCTTCTACCGCTCGATCAGCGAACAGGTGATGGAGTTGCTGGGGCGGCTGTCGCCTCTGGTGGAGCCCCTGAGCCTCGACGAGGCCTTCGTGGACCTGGAGGCCGGGGGAGTCGCGTGGGACGCGCAGTCGGCCCGTGAGGCCGGTCAGCGGCTGCGTGAGGACATCCGCGCGGTGACGGGCCTGACGGGGTCGGTGGGGCTCGCCGGGTCCAAGATGCTGGCGAAGATCGCCTCGGAGGAGGCCAAGCCCGACGGGCTGGTGCTCATAGAGCCCGGCACCGAGCGGGCGCTGCTCGCCCCGATGCCGGTCAGGACGCTGCCGGGCGTGGGGCCCGCGACCGGGGAGCATCTGCGCAGGGCCGGGATGACCACGGTCGCGGATCTCGCCGAGGCGGGCGAGGACGAGCTCGTACGGCTGCTCGGCAAGGCGCACGGGGCGTCGCTGCACCGGATGGCGCTCGGGCTCGACGACCGGCCGGTGGTGGCCGAGCGGGACACCAAATCCGTGTCGGTCGAGGACACCTTCGACGTGGATCTGCACGACCGGGTGCGGGTGATGAACGAGGTGGGGCGGCTCGCCGACCGGTGTGTGCAGCGCCTGCGGGCGTCCGGGCACTCGGGCCGCACGATCGTCCTGAAGGTCCGCAGGTACGACTTCTCGACGCTGACCCGGTCGGAGACGCTCAGGGGGCCCACGGACGACCCCGCGGTGGTGCGCGAGGCGGCCGGCCGGCTGCTCGACTCCGTGGACACGACGGGCGGCGTGCGCCTCCTGGGGGTCGGGGTCAGCGGCCTCGCGGACTTCACGCAGGAGGACCTCTTCGCCCAGGCGGCCGGTGAGCGGGAGGCGGTGGAGGAGGCGGCCGTCGAGGCGGAGACGGCTCCGGCCGCCCCCGAGCAGGCGGAGGCGGCGGACCCGGCAGAGCGGCGCTGGGTGGCCGGGCACGATGTGCGCCACCGCGAGTTCGGCCCCGGCTGGGTGCAGGGCAGCGGGGTGGGGCGGGTGACCGTCCGGTTCGAGACGCCCACGGCGACCGTGCCCGGACGGGTGCGGACGTTCCGGGTGGACGACCCCGACCTGGAGCCGTCCGAGCCGCTGCCGCTGGTGGCCGGGCCAGGGGACGCGGAGGCGGAGGCGGGTGGCGCGGAGGGTCAGGTGTCGTCCTCCTCGCCCGCGAGCCGTCCGAAGTCCCGGTCGGGGCCGGGGAGCGGATCGGGGGCGGCGATGTCCAGACCGTAG
- a CDS encoding MerR family transcriptional regulator, translating into MRSSGDSTAGEAPGRPGESGPYPPPGSRPSSEYPPHDSAADTGTDTDTVGYRGPTACAAAGITYRQLDYWARTGLVEPSVRPAYGSGTQRLYSFKDVVVLKIVKRFLDTGVALQNIRTAVQHLRERGFRDLERMTLMSDGATVYECSSPDEVVDLLQGGQGVFGIAVGVVWRDVEAALSQLHGERVDTGETLVGQNPTDELARRRNRAV; encoded by the coding sequence GTGAGAAGCAGCGGCGACAGTACGGCAGGGGAGGCCCCCGGACGTCCGGGGGAGAGCGGGCCGTACCCGCCCCCAGGCTCTCGGCCGAGTAGTGAGTACCCCCCTCACGACAGTGCGGCGGACACCGGCACCGACACCGACACCGTCGGATACCGGGGGCCGACGGCGTGCGCGGCGGCGGGGATCACCTACCGGCAGCTCGACTACTGGGCGCGCACCGGTCTGGTCGAGCCCAGTGTGCGTCCGGCGTACGGATCGGGCACCCAGCGGCTCTACAGCTTCAAGGACGTCGTCGTCCTCAAGATCGTCAAGCGTTTCCTGGACACCGGGGTCGCCCTCCAGAACATCCGCACCGCCGTGCAGCACCTGCGTGAGCGCGGCTTCCGTGATCTGGAGCGGATGACGCTGATGAGCGACGGGGCCACCGTCTACGAGTGCTCCTCGCCCGACGAGGTCGTCGACCTGCTCCAGGGCGGCCAGGGTGTCTTCGGCATCGCGGTCGGCGTGGTGTGGCGCGACGTCGAGGCGGCCCTGTCCCAGCTGCACGGAGAGCGGGTCGACACCGGTGAGACGCTGGTCGGGCAGAACCCCACCGACGAGCTCGCCCGGCGCCGCAACCGCGCGGTCTGA
- a CDS encoding bifunctional nuclease family protein, with protein sequence MNELDVVGVRVEMPSNQPIVLLREVGGDRYLPIWIGPGEATAIAFAQQGMAPARPLTHDLFKDVLEAVGQELTEVRITDLREGVFYAELVFASGVEVSARPSDAIALALRTGTPIYGSDGVLDDAGIAIPDEQEDEVEKFREFLDQISPEDFGTNSQ encoded by the coding sequence GTGAACGAGCTCGACGTCGTGGGTGTCCGGGTGGAAATGCCCTCCAACCAACCGATCGTGCTCCTGCGTGAAGTGGGAGGCGATCGGTACCTCCCCATCTGGATCGGTCCAGGGGAGGCGACCGCGATCGCCTTCGCCCAGCAGGGGATGGCTCCGGCGCGGCCGCTGACGCACGACCTTTTCAAGGACGTGCTGGAGGCCGTGGGTCAGGAGCTCACCGAGGTCCGCATCACGGACCTGCGCGAAGGTGTCTTCTACGCGGAGCTGGTCTTCGCCAGTGGTGTCGAGGTGAGCGCGCGTCCGTCCGACGCCATAGCGCTCGCCCTGCGCACCGGAACGCCGATCTACGGCAGTGACGGGGTGCTCGACGACGCGGGGATCGCGATCCCGGACGAGCAGGAGGACGAAGTGGAGAAGTTCCGCGAGTTCCTCGACCAGATCTCGCCCGAGGACTTCGGCACCAACAGTCAGTGA
- a CDS encoding MerR family transcriptional regulator, which produces MLHTPRGGAGNGTATAGDRLMSIGTVLNQLREEFPEVTISKIRFLESEGLVEPRRTPSGYRKFSPEDVERLAQVLRMQRDHYLPLKVIREHLDALSRGEQPVLPTAGGAGDLADGGAEGDPERRTASRVGRTELLVAAEVTEAELTEWESYGLIKAGPEGGYDAESVNVARLVADLGRFGLEPRHLRAMKAAADREAGLVEQVVAPLRLHRNPQTRAHAEATVRELAALSVRLHAALVQTALGVRLH; this is translated from the coding sequence ATGCTGCACACACCGAGGGGCGGTGCCGGAAACGGCACCGCCACCGCCGGCGACCGGCTGATGAGCATCGGCACCGTGCTGAACCAGCTGCGCGAGGAGTTCCCCGAAGTCACCATCTCCAAGATCCGCTTCCTGGAGTCCGAGGGTCTGGTGGAGCCCCGGCGCACGCCGTCGGGGTACCGCAAGTTCAGCCCCGAGGACGTGGAGCGGCTCGCCCAGGTGCTGCGGATGCAGCGGGACCACTATCTGCCGCTGAAGGTCATCCGCGAGCACCTCGACGCGCTGAGCCGGGGGGAGCAGCCCGTGCTGCCCACTGCGGGCGGAGCGGGCGATCTCGCGGACGGCGGGGCCGAGGGCGACCCGGAGCGCCGCACGGCGTCGCGTGTGGGGCGTACGGAGCTGCTGGTGGCCGCCGAGGTCACCGAGGCGGAGCTGACCGAGTGGGAGTCCTACGGGCTGATCAAGGCCGGTCCCGAGGGCGGCTACGACGCGGAGTCGGTGAACGTGGCGCGTCTCGTGGCGGACCTGGGCCGATTCGGTCTGGAACCGCGGCATCTTCGCGCCATGAAGGCGGCGGCCGACCGCGAGGCCGGTCTGGTCGAACAGGTGGTCGCACCCCTGCGGCTGCACCGCAACCCGCAGACCAGGGCTCATGCGGAGGCGACCGTCAGGGAGCTGGCGGCGCTGTCCGTGCGGCTCCACGCGGCCCTGGTCCAGACCGCTCTCGGGGTCCGGCTGCACTGA